A single Desulfovibrio piger DNA region contains:
- a CDS encoding FAD-binding and (Fe-S)-binding domain-containing protein, translating to MAHKGPHISISPDYVVNRILRINIDDFAEWPESVRHLAIAIAEELFLVAYNPFINVETVRNSVHARFERESMALAHYFANAIGEGITMFWSAYEAERSFREELISTLRNILPGECILSSPSALVASATDATDLRMELPLLVVEPDSAEQVAALVKLANDMKFALIPRGGGSGMTGGAVPARKRTVIVSLTRLTKIGPIDLENMTVTVEAGAITQNVIKAVDAAGALFSVDPASKQASSIGGNVSENAGGPSAFEYGTTLDNLLWWRMVTPTGEIISVERENHPRHKILPEETAVFVVKDISGGVRNVIHLRGDEIRLPGLGKDVTNKALGGLPGMQKEGVDGIITEACFIIHPKPRFKRVMVLEFFGRSMHPAAVVVRELVGLRNRIRQEGDYAHLSALEEFNAKYVQAIEYKRKSQKYEGLPISVIILQVDGDDPYLLDKCVNDIVCVVEEQDNVDIIVAQDDKEGERFWEDRHRLSAIAKRTSGFKLNEDVVIPMDRIPDFALFLEQLNLECTAQAYRYALQEVGRLPGFPMEDKEFNREFSFASKVASGDNPQAELSDTELWKRAEAFLAGMGRKYAHLDKKIGKIRDYMEASRIVVASHMHAGDGNCHVNIPVNSNDAHMLEEAEETAARVMAECQEMGGEVSGEHGIGITKISFLGKSKMDALRAFKERVDPRDVMNPAKLVHRELPVRPFTFSFNRLINDIHASGLPDKEKLISLLSTVQVCTRCGKCKQVCSMCYPERSMQYHPRNKNMVLGMLLEAVYYSQVNKGAIDDNLLRWLRDLVEHCTACGRCLANCPVKIPSGEVALTLRSLLEHENAGGHPIKKRALEWLVHDVSSRVPKAAKMASLGQKVQNKLLGVVPAVWKKRMQSPLFAGSGPKMGYTNLYESLRLHRGSVFAPREVTPGMPCVLYFPGCGGSLFYDRIGLAAIMLLLHTGHAVAVPPRHLCCGYPLLAAGMDTEYEDNMAQNRQYLASMLRNLAKQGFDVRYLATACGSCRDSLARMKLNEQFPQLEQKDVSQIVLPLLQHESMEAPVAPGTSVLYHAACHCEWAGVPTLKGQSQLTGALEQLCKVKVTTIPGCCGESGMGAVTSPTIYNLLRARKKERLARAFEPQPQTGACYAGPILVGCPSCKIGIARCLIQLKEKHPVLHVLEWLANQVDGEDRRQRFRRRANETRGDVRIVQC from the coding sequence ATGGCTCACAAGGGTCCGCACATATCCATCTCACCTGACTATGTGGTCAACCGCATCCTGCGTATCAATATCGACGACTTCGCGGAGTGGCCCGAGTCTGTGCGGCATCTGGCCATTGCCATTGCCGAAGAACTGTTCCTGGTGGCCTACAATCCCTTCATCAACGTGGAGACCGTGCGCAACAGCGTGCACGCCCGCTTCGAACGGGAATCCATGGCCCTGGCCCATTATTTCGCCAACGCCATCGGCGAGGGCATCACCATGTTCTGGTCCGCCTACGAGGCCGAACGCAGCTTCCGCGAAGAGCTGATCTCCACCCTGCGCAACATCCTGCCCGGCGAGTGCATCCTTTCCTCGCCCTCCGCCCTGGTGGCCTCGGCCACGGACGCCACGGACCTGCGCATGGAACTGCCCCTGCTGGTGGTGGAGCCCGACAGCGCCGAACAGGTGGCCGCCCTGGTGAAGCTGGCCAATGACATGAAGTTCGCCCTCATCCCGCGCGGCGGCGGCTCCGGCATGACCGGCGGCGCCGTGCCGGCCCGCAAGCGCACGGTCATCGTCAGCCTCACCCGCCTGACCAAGATCGGCCCCATCGACCTTGAGAACATGACCGTCACCGTGGAAGCCGGCGCCATCACCCAGAACGTCATCAAGGCCGTGGACGCGGCCGGGGCGCTCTTCTCCGTGGACCCGGCCTCCAAGCAGGCCTCGTCCATCGGCGGCAACGTCTCCGAGAACGCCGGCGGCCCCAGCGCCTTCGAATACGGCACAACCCTGGACAACCTGCTCTGGTGGCGCATGGTCACGCCCACGGGCGAGATCATCAGTGTGGAGCGCGAGAACCATCCCCGCCACAAGATCCTGCCCGAAGAAACGGCCGTGTTCGTGGTCAAGGACATCAGCGGCGGCGTGCGCAACGTCATCCACCTGCGCGGCGACGAGATCCGCCTGCCCGGCCTGGGCAAGGACGTGACCAACAAGGCCCTGGGCGGCCTGCCCGGCATGCAGAAGGAAGGCGTGGACGGCATCATCACCGAGGCCTGCTTCATCATCCATCCCAAGCCCAGGTTCAAGCGCGTCATGGTGCTGGAATTCTTCGGCCGCTCCATGCACCCCGCCGCCGTGGTGGTGCGCGAGCTGGTGGGCCTGCGTAACCGCATCCGCCAGGAAGGCGACTATGCCCACCTGTCCGCCCTGGAAGAGTTCAACGCCAAGTACGTGCAGGCCATCGAGTACAAGCGCAAGTCCCAGAAGTACGAGGGCCTGCCCATCTCGGTCATCATCCTCCAGGTGGACGGCGACGACCCCTACCTGCTGGACAAGTGCGTCAACGACATCGTCTGCGTGGTGGAAGAACAGGACAACGTGGACATCATCGTGGCCCAGGACGACAAGGAAGGCGAGCGATTCTGGGAAGACCGGCACCGCCTGTCGGCCATCGCCAAGCGCACCTCCGGCTTCAAGCTCAACGAGGACGTGGTCATCCCCATGGACCGCATCCCGGACTTCGCCCTTTTCCTGGAGCAGCTCAACCTGGAATGCACGGCCCAGGCCTACCGCTACGCCCTGCAGGAAGTGGGCCGCCTGCCCGGCTTCCCCATGGAGGACAAGGAGTTCAACCGTGAATTCTCCTTTGCCTCCAAGGTGGCGTCCGGCGACAACCCGCAGGCCGAGCTTTCCGATACCGAACTCTGGAAGCGGGCCGAGGCCTTTCTGGCCGGCATGGGCCGGAAGTACGCCCATCTGGACAAGAAGATCGGCAAGATCCGTGATTACATGGAAGCCAGCCGCATCGTGGTGGCCAGCCACATGCATGCCGGTGACGGCAACTGCCATGTGAACATCCCGGTCAACTCCAACGACGCCCACATGCTGGAAGAGGCCGAAGAGACCGCGGCCCGCGTCATGGCCGAGTGCCAGGAGATGGGCGGCGAGGTCTCCGGGGAACACGGCATCGGCATCACCAAGATCTCCTTCCTCGGCAAGAGCAAGATGGACGCCCTGCGCGCCTTCAAGGAACGCGTGGACCCCCGCGACGTCATGAACCCGGCCAAGCTGGTGCATCGCGAGCTGCCCGTGCGCCCCTTCACCTTCTCCTTCAACCGGCTCATCAACGACATCCACGCCAGCGGCCTGCCGGACAAGGAAAAGCTCATCAGCCTGCTGTCCACGGTGCAGGTCTGCACCCGCTGCGGCAAGTGCAAGCAGGTCTGTTCCATGTGCTATCCCGAGCGCTCCATGCAGTACCATCCCCGCAACAAGAACATGGTGCTGGGCATGCTGCTGGAGGCCGTCTACTACTCGCAGGTCAACAAGGGCGCCATCGACGACAACCTGCTGCGCTGGCTGCGCGACCTGGTGGAACACTGCACGGCCTGCGGCCGCTGCCTGGCCAACTGCCCGGTCAAGATCCCGTCCGGCGAGGTGGCCCTGACCCTGCGCTCCCTGCTGGAGCACGAGAACGCCGGCGGCCATCCCATCAAGAAGCGCGCCCTGGAATGGCTGGTGCATGACGTGTCGTCCCGCGTGCCCAAGGCGGCCAAGATGGCCTCGCTGGGCCAGAAGGTGCAGAACAAGCTGCTGGGCGTGGTGCCTGCGGTGTGGAAAAAGCGCATGCAGAGCCCCCTCTTCGCGGGCAGCGGCCCCAAGATGGGCTATACCAACCTCTATGAATCCCTGCGCCTGCACCGCGGCTCCGTGTTCGCGCCCAGGGAAGTGACGCCGGGCATGCCCTGCGTGCTCTACTTCCCCGGCTGCGGCGGTTCGCTCTTCTATGACCGCATCGGCCTGGCCGCCATCATGCTGCTGCTGCACACCGGCCACGCCGTGGCCGTGCCGCCGCGCCACCTGTGCTGCGGCTATCCCCTGCTGGCCGCGGGCATGGATACCGAATACGAAGACAACATGGCCCAGAACCGCCAGTATCTGGCCTCCATGCTGCGCAACCTCGCCAAGCAGGGCTTCGACGTGCGCTACCTGGCCACGGCCTGCGGCTCCTGCCGCGACAGCCTGGCCCGCATGAAGCTCAATGAGCAGTTCCCGCAGCTGGAACAGAAGGACGTGAGCCAGATCGTCCTGCCCCTGCTCCAGCACGAGAGCATGGAAGCCCCGGTGGCCCCCGGCACCAGCGTGCTCTACCACGCGGCCTGCCACTGCGAATGGGCGGGCGTGCCCACCCTCAAGGGGCAGTCCCAGCTTACCGGCGCCCTGGAACAGCTCTGCAAGGTCAAGGTCACCACCATCCCCGGCTGCTGCGGCGAGTCCGGCATGGGCGCCGTGACCTCCCCCACCATCTACAACCTGCTGCGCGCCCGCAAAAAGGAACGCCTGGCCAGGGCCTTCGAGCCCCAGCCCCAGACAGGCGCCTGCTACGCCGGGCCCATCCTGGTGGGCTGCCCGTCCTGCAAGATCGGCATCGCCCGCTGCCTCATCCAGCTCAAGGAAAAGCACCCCGTGCTGCATGTGCTGGAATGGCTGGCCAACCAGGTGGACGGTGAGGACCGCCGCCAGCGCTTCCGCCGCCGCGCCAACGAGACCCGCGGCGACGTGCGCATCGTCCAGTGCTAG
- the lepA gene encoding translation elongation factor 4, which yields MPSLDHIRNFCIIAHIDHGKSTLADRILELTKVVSQREARQQYLDKMDLERERGITIKAQTVRIPYVAADGEEYELNLIDTPGHVDFNYEVSRSLAACEGALLVVDATQGVEAQTLANVYLALDHDHEIVPVLNKIDLPSAEVDRVKEEIEEAIGLDCTDALPVSAKTGQGVDAVLEAIVHRLPAPGGDPDGPLKALIFDSWYDSYQGVVVLFRVVDGRVKLGDMVRLMSTGKEYEVLRLGVFSPEATDVKELHAGEVGFLCGSIKSLGDARVGDTITLAANPATEPVPGFKEVQPMVFCGLYPSESDDYENLKAALEKLQLNDAAFSFEPETSQALGFGFRCGFLGLLHMEIIQERLEREFEVDLIATAPSVIYRVDTTDGKTLEIDNPAHLPDSTKIRALYEPYVSMDIHVPNEYVGNVMKLCEDKRGTQKNLHYLAANRVVVTYELPFAEIVYDFFDRLKSCTRGYASMDYQPIDYRESDLVRLDILLNGEPVDALAVIVHRDRAYTYGRSLALKLKRTIPRQLFQVAIQAAIGQKIIARETVSAFRKDVTAKCYGGDITRKRKLLEKQKEGKKRMKRMGNVELPQEAFLAALKVGDD from the coding sequence ATGCCCAGTCTGGATCATATTCGCAATTTCTGCATCATCGCCCACATCGACCACGGCAAGTCCACCCTTGCCGACCGCATCCTTGAGCTGACCAAGGTGGTCAGCCAGCGCGAGGCCCGCCAGCAGTACCTGGACAAGATGGACCTGGAACGCGAGCGCGGCATCACCATCAAGGCGCAGACCGTGCGCATCCCCTATGTGGCTGCCGACGGAGAGGAATATGAGCTGAACCTCATCGACACGCCCGGACACGTGGACTTCAACTACGAAGTGTCGCGCTCCCTGGCCGCCTGCGAAGGCGCGCTGCTGGTGGTGGACGCCACCCAGGGCGTGGAGGCCCAGACCCTGGCCAACGTCTATCTGGCCCTGGACCACGACCACGAGATCGTGCCCGTGCTGAACAAGATCGACCTGCCCAGCGCCGAGGTGGACCGCGTCAAGGAAGAGATCGAAGAAGCCATCGGCCTGGACTGCACCGATGCCCTGCCCGTGTCGGCCAAGACCGGCCAGGGCGTGGACGCCGTGCTGGAAGCCATCGTCCACCGCCTGCCTGCGCCTGGCGGCGACCCGGACGGTCCCCTCAAGGCCCTGATCTTCGACTCCTGGTACGACAGCTACCAGGGGGTGGTGGTGCTCTTCCGCGTGGTGGACGGCCGGGTGAAACTGGGCGACATGGTGCGCCTCATGAGCACCGGCAAGGAATATGAAGTGCTGCGCCTGGGCGTGTTCTCGCCCGAGGCCACGGACGTGAAGGAGCTGCACGCCGGCGAGGTGGGCTTCCTCTGCGGCAGCATCAAGTCCCTGGGCGATGCCCGCGTGGGCGATACCATCACCCTGGCGGCCAATCCGGCCACCGAGCCCGTGCCCGGCTTCAAGGAAGTGCAGCCCATGGTCTTCTGCGGCCTCTACCCCTCGGAATCCGATGATTACGAGAACCTCAAGGCCGCGCTGGAAAAGCTCCAGCTCAACGACGCCGCCTTCAGCTTCGAGCCCGAGACCTCCCAGGCCCTGGGCTTCGGCTTCCGCTGCGGCTTCCTGGGCCTCTTGCACATGGAGATCATCCAGGAGCGCCTGGAACGCGAATTCGAGGTGGACCTCATCGCCACGGCGCCCTCGGTCATCTACCGGGTGGATACCACCGACGGCAAGACCCTGGAGATCGACAACCCGGCCCATCTGCCCGACTCCACCAAGATCAGGGCCCTCTACGAGCCCTATGTGAGCATGGACATCCATGTGCCCAACGAATATGTGGGCAACGTCATGAAGCTCTGCGAGGACAAGCGCGGCACCCAGAAGAACCTGCACTACCTGGCCGCCAACCGCGTGGTGGTGACCTACGAGCTGCCCTTCGCCGAGATCGTCTATGATTTCTTCGACCGGCTCAAGTCCTGCACGCGCGGCTACGCCAGCATGGACTACCAGCCCATCGACTACCGCGAGTCCGACCTGGTGCGTCTGGACATCCTGCTCAACGGCGAGCCCGTGGACGCCCTGGCCGTCATCGTGCACCGCGACCGCGCCTATACCTACGGCCGTTCGCTGGCCCTCAAGCTCAAGCGCACCATCCCGCGCCAGCTCTTCCAGGTGGCCATCCAGGCGGCCATCGGCCAGAAGATCATCGCCCGCGAGACCGTGTCCGCCTTCCGCAAGGACGTGACCGCCAAGTGCTACGGCGGTGACATCACCCGCAAGCGCAAACTACTGGAAAAACAGAAGGAAGGCAAAAAACGCATGAAGCGCATGGGCAACGTGGAGCTGCCGCAGGAAGCCTTCCTGGCCGCCCTCAAGGTGGGCGACGACTAG
- a CDS encoding F0F1 ATP synthase subunit epsilon has product MSMLQLEVVTPDKTVVSAQVEMAVCPGVMGEFGVLPHHVSLLSALKIGNLRYTEGGKQHNVFISGGFADVNNKVLTVLAESAELAEDIDTARAQAAKERAEKRLASQADDVDHARAEAALQRAVERLHVAQLR; this is encoded by the coding sequence ATGAGCATGCTGCAACTGGAAGTGGTGACACCTGACAAGACCGTTGTCAGCGCTCAGGTGGAAATGGCCGTGTGCCCCGGCGTCATGGGTGAGTTTGGCGTGCTGCCGCATCACGTCTCCCTGCTCTCTGCCCTCAAGATCGGCAACCTTCGCTATACTGAAGGCGGCAAGCAGCACAACGTGTTCATCTCCGGCGGCTTTGCCGATGTGAACAACAAGGTCCTGACCGTGCTGGCGGAATCGGCCGAACTGGCCGAAGATATCGATACCGCCCGCGCCCAGGCCGCCAAGGAGCGCGCCGAAAAGCGCCTGGCCAGCCAGGCCGATGATGTGGACCATGCCAGAGCGGAAGCCGCTCTGCAGCGCGCCGTCGAGCGCCTGCATGTGGCCCAGTTGCGCTAG
- a CDS encoding F0F1 ATP synthase subunit gamma translates to MPSLKDVKMKIVGVGKTKQITKAMNMVASAKLRGAQARIERFRPYAGKYRQVLAELARKVEGTAHPLLAEHEEKKNCAIVLVTSDRGLCGSFNGNIITTALKLAAEKTTAGMKVSFACMGRKGRDAVRKAGYDIMVAYGDRMGSLDFSLASSIAQEVIHGYETFAFDEVWMVYGEFVSMGHQPPRTLSLLPLAAPEAEAEEGQEEAHCEYVYEPQEEALLAELLPRYVKVQVYRGMLDTSASEHAARMAAMDNATRNCNEMINTLTLLYNKTRQASITSELIDIVGGAEALNG, encoded by the coding sequence ATGCCTTCACTCAAAGACGTAAAAATGAAAATCGTGGGGGTCGGCAAGACCAAGCAGATCACCAAGGCCATGAACATGGTGGCCTCGGCGAAACTGCGCGGCGCGCAGGCCCGCATCGAACGCTTCCGGCCGTATGCCGGCAAGTACCGCCAGGTCCTGGCCGAGCTTGCCCGCAAGGTGGAGGGCACTGCCCATCCGCTGCTGGCCGAGCATGAGGAAAAGAAAAACTGCGCCATCGTGCTGGTCACGTCCGACCGCGGCCTGTGCGGCAGCTTCAACGGCAACATCATCACCACGGCCCTGAAGCTCGCTGCTGAAAAAACCACTGCCGGCATGAAGGTCTCCTTCGCCTGCATGGGCCGCAAGGGACGCGACGCTGTGCGCAAGGCCGGCTACGACATCATGGTCGCCTATGGCGACCGTATGGGCAGCCTGGACTTTTCGCTGGCCAGCTCCATCGCGCAGGAAGTCATTCACGGCTACGAAACCTTTGCTTTTGATGAAGTCTGGATGGTGTACGGCGAGTTTGTGTCCATGGGGCATCAGCCCCCGCGCACACTGAGCCTGCTGCCCCTGGCTGCCCCTGAGGCGGAGGCGGAAGAGGGCCAGGAAGAAGCCCACTGCGAGTACGTTTACGAACCGCAGGAAGAAGCCCTTCTGGCCGAGCTGCTCCCCCGCTACGTCAAGGTTCAGGTCTACCGGGGAATGCTGGATACGTCTGCCAGTGAACACGCTGCGCGTATGGCCGCCATGGACAACGCGACGCGTAACTGTAACGAGATGATCAATACGTTGACCCTGCTCTACAACAAGACGCGGCAGGCTTCCATCACCAGCGAACTCATCGACATCGTCGGCGGCGCAGAAGCGCTGAACGGGTAA
- the panD gene encoding aspartate 1-decarboxylase, which yields MERKEVTRMLVGVQPQGQGTIRVVGAKLHGIVVTESKLNYHGSITIDTDILEAARLLPLEYVYIWNKHSGSRIETYVLPGPRGSGVVCLNGAAARTCQVGDEIIVASSREIPVSDYHDGFSCRVLTFDQSGELPNRVAEKLEYRVAARDDGTEFVIMDMATGREWIG from the coding sequence ATGGAAAGAAAGGAAGTCACCCGCATGCTGGTGGGTGTCCAGCCCCAGGGGCAGGGCACCATCCGCGTCGTAGGCGCCAAGCTGCACGGCATCGTGGTCACGGAATCCAAGCTCAACTACCACGGCTCCATCACCATCGATACCGACATCCTCGAGGCGGCCCGGCTGCTGCCGCTGGAATACGTCTATATCTGGAACAAGCACAGCGGTTCCCGCATCGAGACCTATGTGCTGCCCGGCCCGCGCGGCAGCGGCGTGGTCTGCCTCAACGGCGCCGCGGCCCGTACCTGCCAGGTGGGCGACGAGATCATCGTGGCCTCTTCCCGCGAGATCCCCGTCAGCGACTATCACGACGGCTTTTCCTGCCGCGTGCTGACCTTCGACCAGAGCGGCGAACTGCCCAACCGCGTGGCCGAAAAGCTGGAATACCGCGTGGCCGCCAGGGACGACGGCACGGAATTCGTCATCATGGACATGGCCACCGGCCGGGAATGGATCGGCTAG
- the atpD gene encoding F0F1 ATP synthase subunit beta: MSKNIGKIVQVIGAVVDVEFSDGHLPDILTALEIKNPNNSDAPDLVCEVAQHLGDNVVRTIAMDATEGLVRGMEVVDTGNPIMVPVGKAAVGRILNVIGRPVDEMGPVNAEKYYPIHRPAPEFTEQNTKVELLETGIKVVDLLVPFPKGGKMGLFGGAGVGKTVILMEMINNIAKQHGGSSVFAGVGERTREGNDLYNELKEAGVLERATLVYGQMNEPPGARARVALTALACAEYFRDEENQDVLLFIDNIFRFTQAGSEVSALLGRMPSAVGYQPTLGTDLGALQERITSTNKGSITSVQAVYVPADDLTDPAPATTFSHLDGTLVLSRQIAELGIYPAVDPLDSTSRILDPNVVGEEHYSVARQVQMVLQKYKELQDIIAILGMDELSDEDKLTVARARRIQRFLSQPFHVAETFTGTPGQYVKLEDTIKGFKGILEGKYDHLAESDFYMLGSIDQAVAKYEARIQQEAK, translated from the coding sequence ATGAGCAAAAACATTGGTAAAATCGTCCAGGTTATCGGCGCCGTCGTGGACGTTGAGTTCAGCGACGGACACCTGCCTGATATCCTGACCGCCCTGGAAATCAAAAACCCCAACAACAGCGACGCGCCTGACCTCGTCTGTGAAGTGGCCCAGCACCTCGGTGACAACGTGGTGCGCACCATCGCCATGGACGCCACCGAAGGTCTGGTGCGCGGCATGGAAGTTGTGGATACGGGCAACCCCATCATGGTGCCCGTGGGCAAGGCGGCTGTGGGACGTATCCTCAACGTTATCGGCCGTCCCGTGGACGAAATGGGCCCGGTCAACGCTGAAAAGTACTACCCCATCCACCGTCCCGCCCCCGAGTTCACCGAGCAGAACACCAAGGTGGAACTGCTTGAAACCGGCATCAAGGTCGTGGACCTGCTCGTGCCCTTCCCCAAGGGCGGCAAGATGGGTCTGTTCGGCGGCGCCGGCGTGGGCAAGACCGTTATCCTGATGGAAATGATCAACAACATTGCCAAGCAGCACGGCGGCTCTTCGGTGTTCGCCGGCGTGGGTGAACGCACCCGTGAAGGCAATGACCTGTATAACGAACTGAAAGAAGCCGGTGTTCTGGAGCGCGCCACGCTGGTCTACGGCCAGATGAACGAGCCTCCGGGAGCCCGTGCCCGCGTGGCCCTGACCGCCCTTGCCTGCGCCGAATACTTCCGCGACGAAGAAAACCAGGACGTGTTGCTCTTCATCGACAACATCTTCCGCTTCACGCAGGCCGGTTCGGAAGTGTCCGCCCTGCTGGGCCGCATGCCTTCGGCCGTGGGTTACCAGCCCACCCTGGGCACCGACCTGGGCGCCCTGCAGGAACGCATCACCTCCACCAACAAGGGTTCGATCACCTCCGTGCAGGCCGTTTACGTGCCCGCTGACGACCTGACCGACCCCGCCCCGGCCACCACGTTCTCGCATCTGGACGGTACGCTCGTGCTTTCCCGCCAGATCGCCGAACTGGGCATCTACCCCGCCGTGGACCCGCTGGACTCCACCTCCCGCATCCTCGACCCCAACGTCGTGGGCGAAGAGCACTACAGCGTGGCCCGTCAGGTGCAGATGGTGCTGCAGAAGTACAAGGAACTGCAGGATATCATCGCCATCCTGGGTATGGACGAACTGTCTGACGAAGACAAGCTCACCGTTGCCCGTGCGCGTCGTATCCAGCGCTTCCTGTCCCAGCCCTTCCACGTGGCCGAAACCTTCACCGGTACCCCCGGCCAGTATGTGAAGCTGGAAGACACCATCAAGGGCTTCAAGGGCATCCTGGAAGGCAAGTACGACCATCTCGCCGAATCCGACTTCTACATGCTGGGCAGCATCGACCAGGCCGTGGCCAAGTACGAAGCCCGCATCCAGCAGGAAGCTAAGTAA